The following are encoded together in the Nitrospinaceae bacterium genome:
- a CDS encoding NAD(P)/FAD-dependent oxidoreductase, which translates to MIDVIVVGAGCVGSHMARLLAEKDLDVLVLEKDRAIGDSVNCSGIIGVEAFSKLNLPVGSIQNHLQKIKVFGPSGESIVYDPKEPWAHIVNRASFDCEMAEKAGKNGATYRMESWVEDIEVDDDGVSLTTQCEDGLRTFRAKTCVLATGYGAKFIRKVGLGNIHNCIQGVQVEAVVQDVEDVEIYLGNKIAPGSFAWVVPIGNERCKIGLLAKERGGELLRELLKGPYLAPRMQDWDGTVKGSLIPMGTLSKTFAERVLVVGEAAGQVKITTAGGIYYGLLCAEIAAEVLGRSFQENNFSAETLAAYDTEWRKILEPELNAGMVLRKIYSKMSDGQVDALIKLAKYDGIVPLVNKVFHFDWHAPLISALLKNQLKSWVKTPV; encoded by the coding sequence ATGATCGACGTAATAGTAGTGGGGGCGGGTTGTGTTGGTAGCCATATGGCTCGCCTTTTAGCTGAGAAAGATTTGGACGTACTGGTACTTGAAAAAGATCGAGCGATCGGGGATTCGGTCAATTGTAGCGGCATCATCGGCGTTGAAGCATTTTCAAAATTAAATCTTCCTGTAGGCTCCATCCAAAATCATTTGCAGAAAATAAAGGTGTTTGGCCCTTCAGGCGAATCGATTGTTTATGATCCTAAGGAGCCTTGGGCCCATATAGTTAACCGGGCCAGTTTCGATTGTGAAATGGCCGAAAAAGCTGGAAAAAACGGAGCCACTTACCGTATGGAGTCCTGGGTCGAGGATATTGAAGTTGACGATGATGGTGTTTCTCTCACCACTCAATGTGAAGATGGCTTAAGGACTTTCCGCGCCAAAACTTGTGTTTTGGCCACGGGATATGGAGCGAAGTTTATTCGGAAGGTTGGCCTGGGAAATATCCATAATTGTATCCAGGGAGTCCAGGTTGAGGCGGTAGTGCAGGATGTGGAAGATGTGGAAATATATTTGGGGAATAAAATCGCTCCTGGTTCATTCGCATGGGTGGTTCCAATTGGGAATGAGCGATGCAAGATCGGTCTTTTGGCAAAAGAAAGAGGAGGGGAACTTCTTCGGGAGTTGTTGAAAGGTCCTTATCTTGCTCCCCGCATGCAGGATTGGGATGGAACAGTGAAAGGCAGCCTGATCCCGATGGGAACGCTTTCCAAAACCTTTGCGGAGCGAGTTCTGGTCGTGGGAGAGGCGGCGGGCCAAGTGAAGATCACCACCGCCGGAGGGATTTATTATGGTCTTCTTTGTGCAGAGATAGCTGCTGAAGTGCTTGGACGTTCATTTCAGGAAAATAATTTTTCGGCAGAGACTCTGGCCGCATACGATACGGAATGGCGGAAAATTCTTGAGCCTGAATTGAATGCCGGAATGGTTCTTCGGAAGATATACTCGAAAATGTCTGATGGCCAAGTCGATGCGTTAATTAAGCTGGCCAAATATGATGGCATTGTTCCCCTGGTCAATAAGGTTTTTCATTTCGACTGGCACGCCCCGTTGATCTCGGCTCTTCTAAAAAACCAACTCAAGTCGTGGGTTAAGACGCCTGTTTAA
- a CDS encoding glycosyltransferase, whose translation MRPIHVVLFNRSFYPDTAATGQILTELCEELVEKYGCRVSVVAGVPLISSAEDFVPPKWWQIFRREEYRGIQILRACGTRFSKDRFAGRVANYLSYFLSACYAGLRLERPDIIIAATDPPIIGLAAIMSSRRYGVPLVMSFRDIFPEVARLLEDFQNDFVEKILQSITSFLARNADLNITLGHTMRAKIIEKKGGAPERTVIIPDWIDCAQVVPGPRQNPFSRANDLDDSFVVMHSGNIGLSQSLETLVETANLLRNFEDLKVVFVGEGAKKAALQARVKELNLENVIFLPYQPKERLTESFGTADVFIISLQQGLAGFIVPSKLYGILAAGRPYVASIEEVSEVALISKKYNCGFVAESGNPRAMADEILRLYNDRGLSRKMGENARRAAMEFDRPVQVRAYYDLIRTLVRNRPARRSYLLKRFFDVLLSGAGLLGSSPLWLMISFWIKMEDGGSVFYSQDRVGMGGRIFRAWKFRSMVPDAEKGLGAVQAQEDDSRVTKVGKILRATAMDELPQLWNIFRGDMGFVGPRAIRPGEKEVHGDGIMVEASDIEGYKERHSVVPGLTGLAQIYGNHDTPRRHKFRYDLLYIKKQRFFLDLKLIVLSFWITLLGKWESRDRKL comes from the coding sequence ATGCGTCCAATTCATGTTGTTCTTTTTAATCGCTCCTTTTATCCCGATACGGCGGCGACTGGGCAGATATTGACGGAGCTCTGCGAGGAACTTGTCGAAAAATATGGTTGCCGGGTTTCGGTGGTGGCGGGTGTTCCTCTTATTTCTTCGGCAGAGGATTTTGTGCCTCCGAAGTGGTGGCAGATATTTCGCCGGGAAGAGTACCGGGGCATCCAGATTCTCCGGGCGTGTGGCACCCGGTTTTCAAAAGACCGTTTCGCCGGGCGGGTTGCAAACTACCTGAGTTACTTCCTTTCCGCATGCTATGCTGGGCTGCGTCTGGAGCGCCCCGATATCATTATCGCCGCCACAGATCCACCCATTATCGGTCTGGCGGCAATCATGTCTTCCCGCCGCTACGGCGTTCCGCTTGTGATGTCGTTCCGCGATATTTTTCCCGAAGTGGCGCGTCTCCTGGAAGATTTTCAAAATGATTTCGTGGAGAAAATCCTTCAGAGCATCACCTCGTTTCTTGCCCGAAATGCCGACCTGAATATCACGCTGGGCCATACCATGCGGGCCAAGATCATCGAAAAAAAAGGAGGCGCTCCGGAGCGGACAGTTATCATTCCCGATTGGATCGATTGTGCCCAGGTTGTTCCCGGGCCCAGGCAGAATCCTTTTTCCCGTGCCAACGACCTCGATGATTCCTTTGTCGTGATGCATTCTGGGAATATCGGCCTCTCCCAGAGTCTCGAGACGCTGGTCGAGACGGCAAATTTGCTGCGGAATTTTGAGGACCTGAAGGTCGTTTTCGTGGGTGAGGGCGCAAAAAAAGCGGCTCTGCAGGCCAGGGTTAAGGAACTGAACCTCGAAAATGTCATTTTTCTGCCCTATCAGCCCAAGGAGCGGCTGACGGAGTCATTCGGCACGGCCGATGTATTTATTATTTCGCTCCAGCAGGGATTGGCCGGGTTTATCGTGCCTAGCAAACTTTACGGAATTTTAGCCGCTGGCCGTCCCTATGTTGCTTCAATAGAGGAAGTTTCGGAAGTTGCTCTGATATCGAAAAAATACAACTGTGGTTTCGTAGCAGAATCTGGAAATCCTAGGGCCATGGCTGATGAAATTTTGCGCCTTTATAACGACAGGGGGCTTTCGAGAAAAATGGGCGAGAATGCCCGCCGGGCGGCGATGGAGTTTGATCGACCGGTCCAGGTGCGTGCCTACTATGATTTAATCCGAACGTTGGTTAGAAACAGGCCGGCACGGCGGTCCTATCTTTTGAAGCGTTTTTTCGATGTTCTTCTTTCGGGAGCTGGGTTGCTAGGTTCATCTCCATTGTGGCTCATGATTTCTTTTTGGATCAAAATGGAGGACGGTGGTTCTGTCTTCTATTCCCAAGATAGAGTTGGAATGGGCGGTCGAATCTTTCGGGCGTGGAAATTCAGATCAATGGTGCCCGATGCGGAAAAAGGCCTCGGGGCGGTTCAGGCTCAGGAGGATGATTCTCGCGTAACAAAAGTGGGGAAGATTTTGCGGGCTACCGCCATGGATGAGCTTCCCCAACTCTGGAATATATTCCGGGGGGACATGGGTTTTGTCGGCCCGAGAGCCATTCGGCCCGGTGAAAAAGAAGTTCATGGAGATGGTATTATGGTTGAGGCTTCAGATATTGAGGGGTATAAAGAGAGACATTCCGTAGTTCCTGGCCTTACGGGCCTCGCCCAGATATACGGAAATCATGATACACCTAGGCGGCATAAATTTCGCTACGATTTGTTATATATAAAAAAACAAAGGTTTTTTCTTGATTTAAAGTTAATTGTTCTTTCTTTTTGGATTACTCTCTTGGGTAAGTGGGAGAGCCGGGATAGGAAACTCTAG